The sequence below is a genomic window from Sorangiineae bacterium MSr12523.
CGGCGATCCAGGCCGGTCGTACGAGATTTCGCACGAGCATGCCGGTGGCGACGAGTGTATCGTATTTCACTTCGACGAAGCAGCGTTCGACGAGCTTGCCGGGGGCCGTTCACGCGCCGGCGGCCGCTATTTCTCGCGCTCCGTGCTGCCGCCCCTGCCGCGCGCGGATGCTATCCGCCAGCTTACGGAGCTGCGCCTCGGCGGGGCATCGCCCGCACTCGGGTTGGAGGAGCTGGCCTTTTCTCTGGCGGCCTGCGTGCTCGACGAAACGGGGTTGCGGCCGCCGCCGAAGCTTCCGCCGGACAGCCGGCGCGCGCGGGACAACGTTTATGCCGCGCTATCGCTGCTCGAGGATTCGTCGTCCGAGGAGCTTCACCTCGATGACATTGCGCAGGCGGCGGATCTCAGCCCGTACCACTTTCTGCGATTGTTCAAACGGGAGCTCGGCGTCACGCCGTATCGCTATTTGATGCAAGCGCGCGTACGCCGGGCCGTCGAACTGCTCGGCGCGACGGACCAGCCCGTAACCGAAATTGCCTTCGACGTGGGGTTCGGCGATTTATCGAACTTCATCAATGCATTTCGTCGCGAGATCGGGTGCTCACCGAGGCAATACCGAAAGGCGTCGCGCGGGGATCGGCGCCCATTTCCGCAATTGCAACGAGGTTACGGCGGCGCAACGTAGAGATACGCGGTGCACTCTTCGTCGCGAATGTCCTCCCCCTGGAGGACGGGGTCCGCCCGCCCTTCCGTGTTGTAGATGCAGGATACACGCAAGCGATCGCCAGCTTCGACGCGCAGCGGTTCGTCGTAGGTGAAGAGGCGCTGGCGGTAGAAATCCCAATGGTCGAAGTTGCCGGCGCAGCTCGGAGATGCGCCACCGTGAAAGCGATCGAGCTGCATCGTGCGCCCCAGGGAGTGCATCCGGGGAGCCACGCCAAATATCGTGGTGGGCGCCGTCATGGTCATTTCGCCCGAGGCTTCCGCGTACGTCTTGCCCGGCGCGAGCTGGATGCCACGCGGCGACAGCGGGAGGAATTGCGCCTCGCGAACGCCCTCGTCGAACTGCAGATCGATGGCCGTACGGCTCGACGCACTGAGCCCGGCGGTCATGACATTGTAATGAACTTGCGCCACCAGCTTGCGGTGGGCCGCCAGCCGTATTCCCGTTCCGGGCGGGAAAATCTGCGCCGGGGTGGACCATGTCCAACTCGCAACGAGGGTCGCAGGATCCACCCGGGGCGAGCCGTAACAGGAATACCCGGGGGCAGGATCGTCCTGGTCCAGCGTGAGGGCATCGGCCTCTGCGGCCATGGTTTGCGGTGCAAAAAGGGTAATCTGCGCGAGCATGCGTGGATCGCTGAATCGGACGCGAATTCCGGTGAGGAACCGATCGCGATCGAGATTCGGATCCACGACGAAACATCGATACGACGTGGGGCCGAGCCCCGGCTTGTAGTCGAAACCAAGGTCCAGTGTGGTGTCGACGTGCGCGAGTTCGGGAATCGGATCGGGCCGCACCCGCGCATGCCCAACGGGTTCACCCGCAGGCGTTCCCGTCTCGGTCCATGAGACCAGGGTGGAAAGCTCGGCATCGCCGAGCCACAGCGCATCGCGCCACGTGCGGCAGATGCCCGTATCGTCGGCGCCCCACGGCGGCATCATCCTGCGTTGAACGGCGTACTTGATCTTGGGCGCCGCACTGACGACGTTCTCGTAGCTATCGAGCCGCGGCAGCGCCGACAGGCCGTCA
It includes:
- a CDS encoding AraC family transcriptional regulator, encoding MRVSGYRCGAHRGDPPEAEQFEKPVISIVQSGVFGFRSEGRTQLLTRGFLLLGDPGRSYEISHEHAGGDECIVFHFDEAAFDELAGGRSRAGGRYFSRSVLPPLPRADAIRQLTELRLGGASPALGLEELAFSLAACVLDETGLRPPPKLPPDSRRARDNVYAALSLLEDSSSEELHLDDIAQAADLSPYHFLRLFKRELGVTPYRYLMQARVRRAVELLGATDQPVTEIAFDVGFGDLSNFINAFRREIGCSPRQYRKASRGDRRPFPQLQRGYGGAT